CGCCCCAGTATACACACCCCGACGCGACACGAGCAGGCCCCGCCATGACGACAGCGGTACCCCTGCGTTATGATGCGGGCAGCTTGCATCCGCCGCGACGTTGAGCCACGCCTGCGCTCGGCCTAATGACGAGAGGTTTTCATGGACACGACCCCCACGCCGCGCCCGGTGGCGCTGATCATCCTCGACGGCTACGGCCACAACCCGGACAGCCGGCATAACGCCATTGCCGGGGCACACACGCCGAACATGGATCGTTTGTGGAACGACCGCCCCCGGGCTTTCGTCCATACCGACGGCCACCACGTCGGGCTTCCCGACGGCCAGATGGGCAACTCCGAAGTCGGCCACATGAACCTCGGCGCCGGGCGCATCGTGTTTCAGGATTTTACCCGGATTACCCAGGCCGTGGAAAACGGCGACCTGGACCTCAACACGGCGCTGACCACCCCCATCGACGACGCCGTCGAGAACGGCCGTGCCGTTCACCTCATGGGGCTTTTGTCCCCCGGCGGCGTGCACAGCCACGAAGACCACATCATCGCCCTTGCCGAGCTTGCCGCTCGCCGCGGCGCCCGGCGCATTTATCTTCACGCCTTTCTCGACGGCCGCGACATGCCGCCCCAAAGCGCCATGGCGTCGCTCGAGCGGGCCAACGCCCGGCTTTCCGAGCTGGTCGGCCCCGACAACGGCTTTATCGCCTCCGTCATCGGACGCTTTTACGCGCTTGACCGCGACAACCGCTGGGAGCGGGTGGCCCAGGCCTATGAGCTGCTGACCGAGGGCAAGGCCGACTTTACCGCCATCGGCGCCGAAACCGCCCTGCGCGAGGCCTACGCCCGGGGCGAAACCGACGAGTTCGTCTCCGCTACCAGCATGCGGGTCCACGGCGCCCCGGTGGTGATCGAGGACGGCGACGCGGCGATCTTTGCCAACTTCCGCGCCGACCGCGCCCGGGAGCTGGCGCGGGCCTTTGCCGAGCCCGATTTCGACGGCTTTGCGCGCACCTCGCGCCCGATACTCGCCGGCGAAGGCCTGGTGATGATGACCGAGTACGCCGACGACATCCCCGCTCCCATCGCCTTCCCCCCGGAGCACCTGGCCGACACCCTGGGCGAGGTGGTCTCCCGGCGCGGCCTCAAACAGCTGCGCATCGCCGAGACGGAAAAATACCCCCACGTGACGTTCTTCTTCTCCGGCGGCCGCGAGGAGGCGTTCGACGGCGAAACCCGCATTCTTCAGCCTTCGCCCCAGGACGTACGCACCTACGACGAAAAGCCGGAAATGAGCGCCCATGAAGTGACCGACAACCTGGTCAGCGCCATCGACGACGACAGCTACGACCTGATCGTCTGCAACTACGCCAACGGCGACATGGTGGGCCACACCGGCGACTACCAGGCCGCCGTCCAGGCCATCGAAACCGTCGACCACTGCGTCGGCCGCGTGGTCGAGGCCATCGAGCGCGCCGGCGGCGCCTGCCTGGTCACCGCCGACCACGGCAACGCCGAGCAGATGGTGCATCCGGTCACCGGCGCCCCCCAGACCGCCCACACCACCTTTCCCGTGCCGCTGGTCTACGTGGGCAAGCGTCAGGGCGAGCTGGAAGACGGCCGGCTGTGCGACCTGGCCCCGACCCTGCTTACCCTGATGAACCAGGAGATTCCTCAGGCGATGACCGGCAAGCCGCTGATCCGGCTGCGCTGAGTGCCCTTTCGGCCAGCTCGAGGGCGCCTTGCCGTTGGCGCGCTGGCGCTGCTGTTCGCCGTTTCCCTGCCGGCTCACGGGCGCTCCGACGAAAACGCCGCCCTGGAAAAGCTCGACGCCCTGGGCGAGGAAATCCAGGCAGCGTCAGAGCGCCTGGAGGCGACCGGCGAAGCGCGAAGCGAGGCCGAAGACAGGCTGCGCCAGGTGGAAAAGGCGCTGGCCGACATTCATGCCCGGCTGGATGACGTCCAGGCCAGGCGCCGCCGGCTCAGCGAAGAAAACCGGGCGCTGAAAAAGCGCCGCGCCCGCCTGGAAGCGACCCGCCAGGCGCAGGTAGAGGCGCTGGGCGAGCAGCTGGCCGCGCTGTACCGCCTGGGCGAGGCGCCGCAGCTGAAGCTGCTGCTCAACCAGGGCGATCCGGCCCGGGTTGACCGCATGCAGGCCTACCTCAACCGCCTGACCCAAGCGAGAAAACAGCGCCTTGCCGACATCGCCCGGCTGGACGAAGCGCTGAGCGAAAACGCCGCCGAGCTTGACCAGCGCCAAAAGCGCCTGGAGGCGGCCAACGAAGAGCTGAAGAAAGAAAGCGCGACGCTTGCCAAGCGCACCGCCAAACGCCGCGAGATTCTGGCCGACATCGGCCGGCGCGAGGAAAGCCAGAGCCACCACCTGGCCAGGCTTGAGGGCGACCGCGAAGAGGCCGAAGCGCGCCTGCGCGAGATCCGCGAGCAGATGGCCCGGCTGTCGACCCCCACGCCTAGCACCCGCATGGCCGAGACTCGGGGCGACCTGCCCTGGCCCGTTCAGGGCACGCTGCGCACCGGCTTCAAGCGCCGGGACGGCGTGCACCACAACGGCATCATCATCGGCGCGAAAGCCGGCAAGCCGGTCACGGCCGTCCATGCCGGCCGGGTGGTCTTCGCCGACTGGATGCGCGGCTTTGGCAACCTGCTGATCATCGACCACGGCGACCACATCATGACGCTTTACGCCCATCTCCAGCGCTTTGAGCAGCAAACCGGCGCCCGGGTGGAAAGCGGCCAGACCATCGGCCGAGTGGGCAATACCGGCGGCCAGCCCCGAGCCGCGCTATACTTTGAAGTCCGCCGCAACGGCAAGCCCATCGACCCCGGACGTTGGATTGCACGTCGCTGAGGGGATAAGCTTGCGCCACTGACGTTTTTCCCGGCGGACCCCGCCGCCTTTCGCCCTGCGGAGCCACCATGACGCCATTTGCCTTCCCGCTACTGCCCACTTTCCGGCGCTTTCTGGCCGCTTTACTGCCTGCCGCCATGCTGGCCCTGCCGCCGTCGGCCGCGGCCGCGCCGGAGGCAGACCCCGGGAGCGACGGGCTGCCGCTGGAAGACATCCAGACCTTTGCCGAAGTGTTCGAGCACATCAAGCGCGCCTACGTCAAGGACGTCGACGATCGCACCCTGCTGCGCAACGCCATGCGCGGCATGCTCAACGAGCTCGACCCGCACTCCGCCTACCTCGACGAAGAGCAGTATAAAAGCCTGCGCGAAACCACCGAAGGCGAATTTGGCGGCATCGGCATCGAGGTCGGCATGGAAAACGATCGGGTCACGGTGATCACGCCCATCGACGACACCCCCGCCTCCCGGGCGGGGATTGAATCCCGGGACGTGATCATGCGCATCGACGGCACCTCGACCGACGGCCTGTCCCTGCACGAGGCGGTCAATCTGATGCGCGGCGAGCCGGATACCGAAATCGAGATTACCGTGCTGCGCGAGGGCGAGGACAGCCCGCGCCGGCTCACCCTGACCCGGGAAAACATCCGCACCGAAAGCGTCAAGCACGAGCTGCTGGCGCCGGGCTACGGCTATCTGCGCATCAGCCAGTTCCAGACGCGTACCGCCGAACAGGCGCTTGACGCCATCGACGACATGCAGCGGCAAAGCGACGGCCGCTCTCTGGACGGCCTGGTGCTGGACCTGCGCAACAACCCCGGCGGCGTGCTGCAAAGCGCAGTCGACATCGCCGATTTGTTTCTCGACCACGGCCGGGTGGTGTACACCGAAGGCCGCCTGGACAACAGCGAGATGTCGTTTTCTGCCACCCCGACCGCCCCCGCCGGCGACGTGCCGCTGGTGGTACTGATCAACGGCGGCAGCGCCTCGGCCGCGGAAATCGTTGCCGGCGCTCTTCAGGATCAGCGCCGCGGCGTGATCATGGGCACCGAAAGCTTCGGCAAGGGCTCGGTACAGCAGGTCATGCCCCTGGGCGAGAATGAAGGCCTCAAGCTCACCACTGCGCTTTACTACACCCCCGACGGCCGTTCGATCCAGGCCCAGGGCATCGAGCCCGACGTCAAGGTGGTGCGCGGGCGGCTGGAAATCGCCGACAGCCCTTTCGAGCTGCGCGAAGCCGACCTCGAAGGCCACCTGAACGCCCCGAACGGCACCGGCGACGCCGACGCCGCCAGCTCCTCGCGCCTGCGCGACGACTATCAGCTCGGCGAGGCGCTCAACCTGCTCAAGGCGCTCAACGTCGTCGACCGCCGGGGGCGCTAGCGGCAGCTCGCGGGCAGGCGACCGCGCTCGCCGGTAGCCTGGCGCATGATCGCGCGCTTGAGCGGCACCAGCCGGTCGAGGCCGCTCATGCCGAGGTTGCGCGCCAGCAGCGCACCGGGGTGGCGGGTGCCAAACAGAGTCTTGAAGCCCTTCATCAGCTTAAGCATCGCGGCGTTATCCGCCCGGCGGCGGCGCTCGAAGCGCGCCAGCAGGCTAGCGTCCCCCCAGGGCGCGCCGCGCTTGAAGGCGGCGACCACCTCCTCGGCGAGCACGGCGGCGTCCATCAGTCCCAGGTTGACCCCCTGCCCCGCCAGCGGGTGAATGCTGTGCGCGGCGTCGCCCACCAGGGCAAAGTTGGGCGCCGTATAGCGCCGGGCATGGCGCTGCACCAGCGGCAATCGATACGCCCTGTCGCAGACCTCGACCGCGCCCAGGCGGTGCTCAAGCGCCGCCCCCAGCGTCTCGCCCAGCGCGTCGGGCGTCATGGCCTCAAGCTCCCGAGCCCGCTCGGGGGCCACCGACCAGACAATCGAGCAGTAGCGCTCGTCGCCCCCTAACGTCAGCGGCAGAAACGCCAGCGGCTGACCATTCACGAACGCCTGCCGCGCGGTCGCCCCGTGGGGGCGCTCGCAGCGCACGGTGGTGACCACCGCGTGCTGGTGCATGTCGTCTTCGGCGACGTCGATCTCCGCCATGTCGCGCAGCGCCGAGCGCGCGCCGTCGGCGGCAATCACCAGCGGCGCGCCAAGCGTGTCCCCGTCGTCAAGTTTTAGCCAGCGCCCGGTCGCGGAGGTCTGCAGCGCATCAACGCGCCTGCCGTAAAACGTCGTCACGCCGAGGTGGTCGAGCACCCGGGCGTTCAGCGCCGCCGTGGTCAGGCTGTTTTCGACAATGTAGCCAAGCGCGGCTACGCCGGCCTCGTCGGCGCTGAAGGCAATTTCCCCGCTACCGTCGGCGTCCCAGACGCGCATATGGCGATAGGGCGTCACCCGCCTCTCCTTCATCGCCGGCCAGGCCCCCAGATGCTCCAGCAGCCGCACGGAGACCGGCGACAGCGCGCTGACCCGGGGTGCCGGCGCCTCGCCGAGCGCCTCCAGAGTCAGCGGCCGGGGCTGCGCTTCGACCAGCCCGACGCGCATGCCGGCGTCCGCCAGCAGCGCGCAAAGCGCCGTCCCCACCATACCGTTGCCCACGATCAAAGCGTCGAAGGTCGTGGCCGGCGAGCCGTTGGCCGTCGTGGTTTGCGTTGTCGTCACTTGCGTTGCCTCGTCATCAGGGCGCCCGTTTCCGGGCGCAAAGGGAAATTCAGCGCTCCAGCCCCATGGCCCGGCGGGCCAGGTCGCGGCGCAGCGGCCCGGCCAGGTTGAGCCCGGCAAGGCCCGCGGCCCGTACCTGGGGCAAAAGCGGGAAGCGCGCGCCGAACAGGCGAATCAGCCCGTCGCTGAAACGCACCACGCCGCGCCGGTCTCGGGCGCGTTTGCGGTCAAAGGCGCCCAGGGTCGCCATGTCGCCGATGGCAGTCCCGGCTGCCAGGCTGTCGGCCAGGGTTTCCACCAGGTCCACCACCCCGCGCAGCGCCAGGTTGAAGCCCTGGCCGGCTACCGGGTGCAGCGCGTGGGCGGCGTTGCCCAGTACCGCCAGCCCCGGGCGCACGGTCTCTTCCGCCGTCACCAGGCTCAGCGGATAGGCATAGCGCTGGCCCACCCGGGTAAAGCGCCCGGCGCGGTCGCCGAACGCCCGCTGCAGCGCGGCGAGAAAGTCGCCGTCGGCGAGCGCCATGCGCGCCTTTTCCTCACCGGCCGGGTGCGTCCATACCAGCTCCATGGCGTTACCCGGCAGCGGCAGCAGCGCCATCGGCCCCTCGGCGGTAAACCGCTCGTAGGCGATTCCGCGGTGGGGCTCGCTGATCGCCACGTTGGCAATCAGCGCCGTCTGATCATAGTCGGCCGCGCGGCTGGGTATACCCAGCTGCTCCTTCAGCCCCGAGCGCCCGCCGTCGGCCAGCACCGTCAGCCCGGCGGTGAGCGTGCTGCCGTCGGACAGCGCCAGCCGGTGGCCCGCGGGCGTCGGCGCTATGCGCTCCACCCTCGCCGGGCAGTGCCAGTCAAGCGTCAGCCCGGCAAGCTTGCGGTGCAGCACCTGCCCCATCCAGGCGTTGGGGATGACATGGCCCAGCGCCTGGACGTTGACGTCGTCGGCATCGAGCCGCGTCACCCCCAGCCGCCCGCGCTCGCTGATGTGGATATGGCGGATCGGCTCGGCCTCCCGGCGCATGGCCTGCCACACCCCCAGGCGACGAAAGCGCTCCGCCGAGCCCTCGGCAATGGCGCTGGCCCGGGCGTCGAAGCTGGGCTGCCACTCGGCTGGCTGCGGCGCCGCCGGCAGCGGCGCGGCTTCGATGATCGCCACCCGAAGGCCGTGGCGCTCGATCAGCGGGGCCAGCGCACAGCCCAGGCTGGCTCCTACCAGGCCGCCGCCCACAATGACGATATCGTGGGTGAGCGGTTGCGCGGGTGTCTCCATGGAAGCCTCCTGAACGGCTGGTTTCTCTCTTGCCTGCCAACTATCGCTTGCCTGCTATCGCCTGCCAACTATTGCCTGCCAAGGCGCACAACGGAAAGAAAGACCATCCGTAACGTAAATTACGTAACCAATTTTTTGCTGATGCCGGTCCGGTTACTTGTTGGCCATCAGCGCCTCAATATCAGCCATTTGCTTGGGCACGCCGGCGGTGAGCACTTCGTGGCCCTCGGCGGTGACGGCGACGTCGTCCTCGATGCGGATGCCCATCCCCCGGTAGGCCTCGGGAATATCCGCCTCGTCGGGAATATAAAGGCCGGGTTCCACGGTGAGCACCATGCCGGCGGCAAGCGGCACCGGCGTGCCGTCGGCCCGGCGGTAGTCGCCGACGTCGTGCACGTCGAGCCCCAGCCAGTGCGAGGTCGAATGCAGGTAGAAGCGCCGGTAGGCCGCGTCGGCGACACGTTCCTCGACGCTGCCTTCAAGCAGCCCCAGCTCGATGAGCCCCGCGGTCAGGTCGCGCACCACGCCCCGGTGAATGTCGATCACCGTGGCACCGGGGCGAATCGCCGCCACGGCGTTTTCCTGGGCGGTGAGCACGGCCTGGTACAGCCGGCGCTGGGCGGCGCTGAAGGTGCCGTTAACGGGGAAGGTGCGGGTAATATCGCCGGCGTAGAGGTCAAACTCGGCGCCGGCGTCGATCAGCACCAGGTCGCCGTCGCTGAGCGGGGCGCTGTTTTCCACGTAGTGCAGCACGCAGGCGTTGGCGCCGCCGCCGACAATGGTGCTGTAGGCCGGGGCGTTGCCGCCCTGCCAGACGAACTCGTGCTCCAGCTCGGCCTGGAGCTGATACTCGAAAAGCCCCGGGCGGCCGGCGCGCATGGCTCGGCAGTGGGCCCTGGCAGATATCTCGGCGGCGTGGCGCATCAGCTCAAGCTCTTCCGCCGCCTTGAGCTGGCGCATGGCGTGAAGGCGCGGGCTGACGTCGTGAAAGCCGCGCACCGGCGCGGCGCCTCGGCGACGATTGACGGCCGCCTCGGCGTAGACCTGCTCCGCCAGCGCCCTGGCCTCGGAATCCTCAAAAGGCAGGTAAAGCTGCTCGCGGCCGGCCAGCAGCGCGCTGAGCTGGCCTTCGCGCTCGTCGTTTTCAAACGCTTCGTCCACGCCGTGCTCGGCGACCATGCCGGACGCTCCCAGGCGCCGCCCCGTCCAGGCCTCGAGCGTGGGATCGCGATCCTGGCAGAACACCACCGTTTCGCCGGCCTCGCGTCCGGGCAGCAGCAGCAGCAGCGCGTCGGGCTCGACAATGCCGGTCAGGTAGTAGAAGTCGCTGTTCTGACGAAAGGCAAACTCGCTGTCCCGGGAGCGAGTGACAAGGCCCGCACCGGGCACCAGCACGGCAGCGCCGGCGGGCAGCTCGGCCATCAGCGCGGCGCGGCGCGCGGCGTAGGCATCGGGGGAAATCGCCGCCGGACGCGGCAGGGACTCGGGTAGCATAAAGGCTCCTGGTGAGTGAAAGGGGAGATGTCCGAGCGCAAGACGCTAGTGCAGCGTCGCGTCGCTCTGTTCGACCTGGGGCTGGCCGGGGTGCTGCTCGGTATACAGCATCATGGCGGCCATTCGCGCGTGCTCGGTGAGCGCGAACAGGTCGTTTTCGTTTTCCGGGCTGTCGTCGATGTCGGTTTCCATCTGCGCCAGCGCCGGCAAATCGTCGAGCGCCTCGCGCAGAGCGGAGGACCACTGCCGGCGCAAATCATCGTCGACGACTTCCTCCAGCACTTCGCAAAAGCCCAGCGTCCACTCCTGCAAGCCCCGGGCCTGCTCGGCCAGAGAAAACAGCTCGTCGGGCAGCAGCGGCTCGTAGTTCATCTCGCTGGCGCCCAGGGCCTCGAGGGTCTGCCGGCGCCAGCCCAGAAGCCGCTCGGCGCTGGCCGAGTCCCGGGGCTGCTCGACCCCCAGACTCGAGCACACTTCGTCCAGCCAGGCCTCGGCGCTGACGTCCTTGAGCGCCAGCAGCGCGCATAGCCGGCCGTCGAGAAAAGCCGGCGACTGCATGCTTCCATGCAGCAGATACACGTCGGCAATAGCGGAAAAATCCTGGCGTTCGTCGATCAGGGACATAAAGGGCAATCCGTTGAAACAGTCATTGACACAGAGTAAGACAAAGGCGATACGGCAAGCGCGTTGGTCGGGGGCGCGTTGACCCCGGCGCGCAGGCTCTCTTATAGTTGAGCAGTTTATAGCGTCCGATACCGGCCTCGCGCCGGCCCCGGACCAAGCCTCGCTTTACCTGCCCACAGGGGCATGTTAACGCATAGATCCCTTGATGGCCTGCGCTGGAGCAACGGATGAGTGACGCCAAGCGTCCAACCACAGAAATCACCCTGCTGGGGCGGTATTACACCATCGCCTGCGACCCGGGGACTGAAGACAAGCTGGAACGCGCCGCGCGCTATCTGGATCGCGCCATGCACGGCATCCAGTCGCAAAGCGCTGCCCTGAGCAACGATCGGGTCACGGTCATGGCCGCGCTCAACATCACCCACGAGCTACTGGAAACCCTGGACGAGCAGCGCGACCGCGAGGCCGAGCTCACTCGCCTGAGCGAGCGTCTGGACGAGGCGCTGAAGAAAGATCGGGATTGACCCCCGGCCCTCTCCTGACAAGACGCCAAAGATAATCGACCTGCCCGCTCTTTGGCCTGAGCGCGGGCCTCTGGTAGGATAGAGATGTTCTCTGGGGTGTGCGCCAGTCGTTGTAGTCCCTCGAGCCTATGCGTAATACCCAGGGAGGCCAAACGCTAGCCGAGCCCGTGTGCATGTCCGCGCGACGGAAAGCCTGACGGCTCGGCTGCGGCCACCCACCTGAACCCCAGGGTTCAGGGCCAAAACGACAGCGGCACTCTGGAGAACCCTTGCCAATCCTCATCAGGGCCATGACGCATCGTGCCACACCCTGACGCTCCCGAATCGTTGCCCTTACCGGCAAAAAACACCCTGCGCCGCGAGCTGAGACGCCGCCGCCGCGCCCTTACTGCCCGCGAACAGCGCGCTGCCTCAACTGCCCTCTGCCGCCGGCTGAAAACGCTGCCCGAGCTGCTTCGCGCCCGCCGCGTTAGCCTTTATCTGCCCGCGGGCGGCGAAATCGACCCGCTACCCCTGCTTCCCTGGCTGTATCGACGCGGGGTCAGCGTCTATCTGCCGGTGCTGCGCCCGCTTTCCGCCAACTCGCTGTGGTTCGTGGCCTACCGTCCGGGTACGCCCATGGTGAAAAACCGCTTCGGCATTCGCGAGCCCGCCGTCGCCTTCGGCGCCCGCCGCGCCAATCGCTTGCCGGCCTGGGCGCTGGACACCCTGATCGTCCCGCTGGTGGGCTTCGACGAACACGCCAACCGCATGGGCATGGGCGGCGGCTTTTATGACCGCACCCTGGCCTTCATGCGCCGCCGGGGGCCGAAACCGACGCTGATCGGCGTGGCCCACGCCTGCCAGCAGGCCAGCGAGCTTCCCGTGGAGCCCTGGGACATCCCGTTGACCACCATCGCCACCGACACCGCCGTGGTGCGCCCGCGCAAGCGCCAAGCCGCTGACTGAAGCCAGCTCCCACCAGGACGGATATGGCGATGAAGCGGCATTCAGGGTGGGAACTCAATTTATTGAGCGAAAGCAGGCCGCAGGACCTGCCGGAGGATGGCGGCCTTGCCACGCGCCTAACAAAACGGGCTGCGCCATGACGGCGCAGCCCGCTTATGGATCAGGGCCCCGGGCGGCTGTGATCAGCCGCCGGCCAGCGCCTGGGCATACCCCGTAATGAGAACGCCCAGAGCAAAGACGAGGGTGAGGGCCGTGATCATGTCCGGCTTTTTACGACGCATACCGCTTCTCCCAAAAGACACGCGCCCGGGACTCCGCCCGGGCGATAACAGCGCCGGGATCTGAAAACGCCGCATCAGCGTTTTTAGTGACGCTTTTCATTCTCGACCCGGGGACTATAAGGCGCGACGCCGGCGCTTGACAACAGAACAGGCGGCCATCCCCTCTATTTTCCGACAAAAGGCGCAGAGCCGCTCACGCCATGAACAGCCGATAGGCCGGATTATCGCTTTCCTCCCAGTAGCGGTAGCCAATGGCATCCAGGTGCTCTTCCACGTGGTCGCTGTCGCCGTTGGGCACCTGGATACCCACCAGCACCCGACCGTAGGCGGCGCCGTGGTTGCGGTAATGGAACAGGGAAATGTTCCAGTCGTGGGGCAGCCGGGTCAAAAAGTTCATCAGGGCCCCCGGGCGCTCGGGGAATTCGAAGCGGTACAGCGCCTCGGCCACGTTGGCGCTCGGCCGCCCGCCGCTCAGATGGCGAATATGCACCTTGGCCAGCTCGTTGTCGGTCAGGTCTTCCACCTGGTAGCCGGCATCGCGCAGCTTGTCGATCACCGCCTGGCGGTCGTCGCCGCCGGGCTTCACCTGCACGCCGACAAAGATGTGGGCGTTGCTGTCGTCGGCGTAGCGGTAGCTGAACTCGGTCACCATGCGCTTGCCCAGGGTGCGGCAGAATTTCTTGAAGCTGCCGGGCTTTTCGGCAATGGTCACCGCCAGAATGGCCTCGCGCTGCTCGCCCAGAGAGGTGCGCTCGGCGATGTGCTGGAGGCGGTCAAAATTGGTGTTGGCCCCGGAGTTGATGCACATCAGCGTCTCGCCCTCGGCGCCGGTCTGCTGAACGTATTTTTTCAGCCCGGCCAGCGACAGCGCCCCGGAGGTTTCGGACACCGCCCGGGTATCCTCGAAGATGTCCTTCACCGCCGCGCACATTTCATCCGCGGTGACGGTAATCACCTCGTCCACCAGCCCCTGCATCAGCTTGAACGGCACCTCGCCGGTGCGCGCCACGGCCACGCCCTCGGCAAACACGCCGACTTCGTCCAGGGTCACCCGCTCGCCGGCGGCAAGCGCCGCCTTGAGGCTGGCGCTGTCTTCGGACTCCACGCCGATCACCTTGATATCCGGGCGCAGATACTTGACGTAGGCCGCCACGCCGGCAATCAGCCC
This DNA window, taken from Halomonas piscis, encodes the following:
- the ilvA gene encoding threonine ammonia-lyase, biosynthetic, translated to MLEATVKKILQARVYDAACETPISPAPFLSRRFNNTILIKREDLQPVYSFKIRGAYNKMAQLSDEQKAKGVIAASAGNHAQGLAMAATQMGVKATIVMPRITPEIKVAAVRARGARVVLRGDAFSEAAEHAQTLVEEHGYAYIPPFDDIDVIAGQGTVAVEMLRQHSGPLNAIFVPVGGGGLIAGVAAYVKYLRPDIKVIGVESEDSASLKAALAAGERVTLDEVGVFAEGVAVARTGEVPFKLMQGLVDEVITVTADEMCAAVKDIFEDTRAVSETSGALSLAGLKKYVQQTGAEGETLMCINSGANTNFDRLQHIAERTSLGEQREAILAVTIAEKPGSFKKFCRTLGKRMVTEFSYRYADDSNAHIFVGVQVKPGGDDRQAVIDKLRDAGYQVEDLTDNELAKVHIRHLSGGRPSANVAEALYRFEFPERPGALMNFLTRLPHDWNISLFHYRNHGAAYGRVLVGIQVPNGDSDHVEEHLDAIGYRYWEESDNPAYRLFMA